From Methanoculleus oceani, a single genomic window includes:
- a CDS encoding CARDB domain-containing protein — protein sequence MRDRRTTKLLIVVFLIVGLVPIVGALEATPNTIVAASDSSAADKASADYVCDGVNDHVEIQAALNALPSSGGVVLLTSGTYNCAGIIAPKASSTLMGEGESETFLIFTKDGRINVDREYITLDGFHIKGTGYSSGVKWLGVMNIRASHAKIHNIEGTADASIQAVYLLVHDPTVYAPTLQDVEFINCRAVDTGTYGFLHNAWGSTNMVIKNVRYDNCAAINCGKYGQFNPWITGFDFAELNDMDGLRVTNCLAEGTTESGFHFEFDPKVTNAVLENCVSRNNGQKAFPTKAYNVNDMSTHYFGCGYYAPNCDVTFINCTAEGNSMNGFYTTNGGKLYNCVEKDTGIGRTDFSYRVPAGYYSIPTRSVNPSTVMENCTSINSRAFGLQVDLANNVKIRNFHLIDPVGYNGKGSSLGGTNGQFDNSEVSIYASGNRVETLVWAKENVNTVFSGQIVSDAAKPFVVEGYRTKNVLVKDMEIVSKTLPAGSSGVTIVSTVPAGQATLQNVKVTSTGSPVPTPTVTGPTPVPTTPAPVTPTPTTTPAPSGKPDLVVTDISWKPANPATGSAVTLSATIKNQGTAPTPAGAKHGVLFTFDDGAAGSGVWSDTHAASIAPGAWVTLTANGGSAGATWKAVEGTHTVKANVDDVNRIAESNEANNVMSKQITVAKTASGSTPTPTPTTPAPSGKPDLVVTDISWKPANPTPGSAVTLSATIKNQGTAPTPAGTKHGVLFTFDDGAAGSGVWSDTHTTAIAAGASVTLTANGGSAGATWKAVEGTHTVKANVDDVNRIAESNEANNVMSKEIVAGTQPVPVRGDLNKDGSVDWADVTIAAGMAQGTTPSDAAADCNGDGTVDWKDVALLADFFFGRTPSL from the coding sequence ATGCGAGATAGACGGACAACGAAGCTTCTAATCGTAGTGTTCCTGATTGTCGGGCTCGTCCCGATTGTCGGGGCACTCGAAGCGACCCCCAACACGATTGTCGCGGCAAGCGACAGTAGTGCGGCCGATAAGGCATCGGCCGACTACGTCTGTGATGGGGTCAACGATCATGTGGAGATTCAGGCAGCACTGAACGCCCTGCCATCATCCGGCGGTGTTGTCCTCCTCACCAGCGGAACATACAACTGCGCGGGAATCATTGCTCCCAAAGCAAGCTCCACTCTCATGGGGGAAGGTGAATCGGAGACATTCCTGATATTCACCAAGGATGGTCGGATCAACGTCGACCGCGAGTACATTACGCTGGACGGGTTCCACATCAAGGGAACCGGCTACAGCAGCGGCGTCAAGTGGCTCGGCGTGATGAACATCCGCGCAAGCCACGCGAAGATCCACAACATTGAGGGCACGGCGGATGCAAGCATCCAGGCGGTCTACCTCCTGGTGCACGATCCGACCGTGTATGCCCCGACCCTCCAGGACGTCGAGTTCATTAACTGCCGGGCCGTGGACACCGGGACCTACGGGTTCCTCCACAATGCCTGGGGCTCGACGAACATGGTGATCAAGAACGTCCGCTACGACAACTGCGCCGCGATCAACTGTGGCAAGTACGGGCAGTTCAATCCCTGGATCACCGGGTTCGACTTTGCGGAATTAAACGACATGGACGGCCTCCGCGTGACGAACTGTCTTGCGGAAGGCACTACCGAGTCCGGGTTCCACTTCGAGTTCGACCCGAAAGTGACGAATGCCGTTCTCGAGAACTGCGTGAGCAGAAACAACGGGCAGAAAGCCTTCCCGACGAAGGCCTACAACGTAAACGACATGTCGACCCACTACTTCGGGTGCGGCTACTACGCCCCGAACTGCGACGTGACGTTCATCAATTGCACCGCGGAGGGCAACTCCATGAACGGGTTCTACACGACGAACGGCGGCAAGCTCTACAACTGCGTCGAGAAGGACACCGGTATCGGGAGGACCGACTTCTCCTACCGGGTGCCTGCCGGCTATTACAGTATCCCGACCCGTTCGGTCAACCCCTCCACGGTGATGGAGAACTGCACGAGCATCAACTCGCGTGCCTTCGGCCTCCAGGTCGACCTCGCGAACAACGTCAAGATCCGGAACTTCCACCTGATCGATCCGGTCGGATACAACGGCAAGGGTTCGAGCCTCGGCGGCACGAACGGCCAGTTCGATAACTCCGAAGTGAGCATCTATGCATCCGGCAACCGTGTGGAGACGCTCGTATGGGCGAAGGAGAACGTGAACACCGTCTTCTCCGGTCAGATCGTCTCCGATGCCGCGAAGCCGTTCGTGGTTGAGGGTTACAGAACCAAAAACGTCCTCGTGAAGGACATGGAGATCGTCTCCAAGACCCTCCCCGCCGGGTCCTCCGGTGTGACCATCGTGAGCACGGTTCCGGCCGGTCAGGCGACCCTCCAGAACGTGAAGGTGACGTCCACCGGTTCGCCGGTGCCGACCCCGACCGTCACGGGTCCCACCCCGGTGCCCACCACACCGGCACCGGTTACCCCGACCCCCACCACCACTCCGGCTCCCTCCGGGAAGCCTGACCTTGTGGTGACCGATATCTCCTGGAAACCGGCAAACCCGGCCACCGGGAGTGCGGTGACCCTCTCGGCCACGATCAAGAACCAGGGGACGGCCCCCACGCCTGCGGGCGCGAAACACGGCGTTCTCTTCACGTTCGATGACGGGGCCGCCGGGTCCGGCGTCTGGTCCGACACCCACGCCGCGTCGATCGCTCCGGGTGCATGGGTTACGCTGACCGCGAACGGCGGCTCGGCCGGTGCAACCTGGAAGGCCGTCGAGGGCACTCACACCGTGAAGGCCAACGTGGACGACGTCAACCGGATTGCCGAGAGCAACGAAGCGAACAACGTCATGAGCAAGCAGATCACGGTCGCAAAGACCGCGTCGGGGTCAACCCCGACCCCCACTCCTACCACTCCGGCTCCCTCCGGGAAGCCTGACCTTGTGGTGACCGATATCTCCTGGAAACCGGCAAACCCGACCCCCGGGAGCGCGGTGACCCTCTCGGCCACGATCAAGAACCAGGGGACGGCCCCCACGCCTGCGGGCACAAAGCACGGCGTTCTCTTCACGTTCGATGACGGGGCCGCCGGGTCCGGCGTCTGGTCCGACACCCACACCACGGCTATTGCCGCGGGTGCATCCGTCACCCTGACCGCGAACGGCGGTTCGGCCGGTGCAACCTGGAAGGCCGTCGAAGGCACTCACACCGTGAAGGCCAACGTGGACGACGTCAACCGGATCGCCGAGAGCAACGAAGCGAACAACGTTATGAGTAAGGAGATCGTCGCCGGAACGCAGCCTGTCCCCGTCAGGGGAGACCTCAACAAAGACGGCAGCGTTGACTGGGCCGACGTGACGATCGCCGCCGGAATGGCACAGGGAACCACCCCGTCCGATGCCGCTGCTGATTGTAATGGAGACGGCACAGTGGACTGGAAGGATGTTGCCCTGCTCGCCGATTTCTTCTTCGGCAGGACTCCTTCTCTGTAA
- a CDS encoding Ig-like domain-containing protein: MEVSYVVVLVCLCAVLGAGAGVAGCTELGGVTEGEAVHVTAMLEVTVIDSAGKPVAGVPVSFHSVKTTGTSVKEGSEFSFSRSTESNGKTTFTVGYNLHPPGIGYPPAPDVVMMSVTIPPEISEGAMITYDEAKSRAGGTGTAAITKQVTLQIPYAVK, translated from the coding sequence ATGGAAGTATCATACGTCGTGGTGCTGGTGTGCCTTTGCGCCGTGCTGGGCGCAGGGGCGGGCGTTGCGGGATGTACCGAACTCGGGGGAGTGACGGAGGGCGAGGCGGTCCACGTCACGGCGATGCTCGAGGTGACGGTGATCGACAGTGCGGGAAAGCCGGTGGCAGGCGTGCCGGTTTCGTTCCACTCCGTGAAGACCACGGGGACGAGTGTCAAGGAGGGCAGCGAGTTCTCCTTCTCCCGCTCGACGGAGAGCAACGGAAAGACGACCTTTACCGTGGGCTACAACCTGCACCCGCCCGGCATCGGCTATCCGCCGGCCCCCGACGTCGTCATGATGAGCGTCACCATCCCCCCGGAGATCTCCGAAGGAGCGATGATCACCTACGACGAGGCGAAATCACGTGCGGGAGGCACCGGGACCGCGGCGATCACGAAGCAGGTGACGCTCCAGATACCCTATGCGGTGAAGTGA
- a CDS encoding DUF2206 domain-containing protein yields MHLPNPLRMNDWDNKTFFWAFQAIQLVFVGVVCLDLVGYQIPIAREALAFLYLTFLPGILVLKALRLHNLGTIETVLYSVGLSLAVLMLTGLGANTVYPLLGYTRPFSFAILFLTIVAVVQVLLYLALTRDRGHAGSSPKIAVPSSPAAPFLMLLPFLAIIGTYLRDEYHMVTLLFLLLVLIAIVGLAVGFDRLIPTSCYPLAIYAIALSLLYHTSLISEYVWGYDIHHELHLVNGVLIPGFWDMTIPYNTNGMLSVVALVPIYSLISDLDPVWVFKILYPLLFALVPLALYRAVEKQTDARIGFLSIFFFFSFFTFYTEMISLARQQIAELFLALTVLVMIDKTMDRNRQAFLMVTFAFAMIVSHYGLSYIYFFSLVPAWLLLVVSERLHFSLPERLTGRPGILKPDLLAPSGTGGRMSARTLVLPYILVFAALAYLWYSTVAEGTALATVTGIGDKIWNTLFADSFNPTTAQGMQILTSQSTTPLHSLAKVVHIATQGLISVGLLATLARRERWRIEPEYLAVSLVFLLINVAGIVVPFFSSSLNTSRLYHITLIFLAPFAIIGGIALYEAAVGRIRTIQVAPFMGTAYQALSAFFVVFFLFNSGLIYQVVDDDPTSMALETTGDKPVFNGKEVQGARWLFSEGIERPIYVDGTRWWLLLGFDPHRQRYIPANSSLVEPSTYLYFGTYNVVRDSIRIEAQEHAVTTAVYTDAGWFIRNRNKVYDNAGSAVYYR; encoded by the coding sequence ATGCACCTGCCTAACCCGCTCCGGATGAACGACTGGGATAACAAAACGTTTTTCTGGGCATTCCAGGCGATCCAGCTCGTCTTCGTCGGGGTAGTCTGCCTCGACCTCGTCGGGTACCAGATACCGATCGCACGGGAGGCGCTGGCCTTTCTCTATCTCACCTTCCTTCCCGGGATCCTCGTGCTGAAGGCGCTCAGGCTCCACAATCTCGGCACGATCGAGACGGTGCTCTACTCCGTCGGGCTGAGCCTTGCGGTCCTCATGCTCACCGGCCTCGGTGCCAACACCGTCTATCCGCTGCTCGGGTATACACGGCCGTTCTCGTTTGCTATCCTCTTTCTCACGATCGTCGCCGTCGTGCAGGTTCTGCTTTACCTCGCGCTCACCAGGGACCGGGGACATGCCGGCTCGAGTCCGAAGATAGCCGTTCCCTCCTCCCCTGCAGCACCGTTCCTGATGCTGCTGCCGTTCCTTGCAATCATAGGGACGTACCTGCGCGACGAGTACCATATGGTCACGCTCCTCTTCCTGCTCCTCGTCCTGATCGCCATCGTCGGCCTCGCCGTCGGGTTCGACCGTCTCATCCCGACGTCCTGTTATCCGCTCGCGATCTACGCTATCGCGCTCTCGCTCCTCTATCACACCTCGCTGATATCGGAGTATGTCTGGGGTTACGACATCCACCACGAGCTGCATCTCGTGAACGGGGTGCTGATCCCGGGGTTCTGGGACATGACCATTCCGTACAACACGAACGGGATGCTCTCCGTCGTTGCGCTCGTCCCCATCTACTCGCTTATCTCCGATCTGGACCCCGTATGGGTCTTCAAGATCCTCTATCCCCTCCTCTTCGCGCTCGTGCCGCTCGCGCTCTACCGGGCGGTGGAGAAACAGACGGACGCGAGGATCGGGTTCCTCTCGATCTTCTTCTTCTTCTCGTTCTTCACGTTCTATACGGAGATGATCTCCCTTGCGCGCCAGCAGATCGCTGAACTCTTTCTCGCGCTGACCGTCCTTGTGATGATCGACAAGACCATGGACCGCAACAGGCAGGCATTCCTCATGGTCACCTTCGCCTTCGCCATGATCGTCTCGCACTACGGCCTTTCGTACATCTACTTCTTCTCGCTCGTTCCGGCATGGCTGCTGCTCGTCGTCTCGGAGCGCCTGCATTTCTCGCTCCCGGAGAGGCTCACCGGAAGGCCGGGCATCCTGAAGCCCGACCTGCTCGCTCCGTCGGGGACCGGCGGGAGGATGTCGGCGAGGACACTCGTCCTCCCCTACATCCTCGTCTTTGCCGCCCTCGCCTACCTCTGGTACTCGACGGTAGCCGAAGGCACGGCGCTTGCTACCGTCACCGGCATCGGGGATAAGATCTGGAATACCCTCTTTGCAGACTCCTTCAACCCGACGACCGCCCAGGGAATGCAGATCCTCACCAGCCAGTCGACGACACCCCTGCACAGTCTGGCAAAGGTCGTCCATATCGCCACCCAGGGGCTCATCTCCGTGGGACTGCTTGCAACCCTCGCGAGGCGGGAGCGGTGGCGCATCGAGCCCGAGTACCTCGCCGTCTCGCTCGTCTTCCTCCTCATCAACGTGGCCGGCATCGTCGTCCCCTTCTTCTCAAGCTCGCTCAACACCAGCCGGCTCTATCACATCACCCTGATCTTCCTTGCCCCGTTCGCGATCATCGGCGGCATAGCGCTCTACGAGGCGGCAGTCGGGAGGATACGCACGATACAGGTCGCCCCATTCATGGGAACGGCTTATCAGGCGTTATCGGCATTCTTCGTCGTCTTCTTCCTCTTCAACAGCGGGCTCATCTACCAGGTCGTGGACGACGACCCGACGTCGATGGCGCTCGAGACTACCGGGGATAAACCGGTCTTCAACGGCAAAGAAGTGCAGGGAGCACGATGGCTCTTCTCAGAAGGAATCGAGCGCCCCATCTATGTCGACGGCACGCGCTGGTGGCTCCTGCTCGGGTTCGACCCGCACCGTCAGCGGTACATCCCGGCAAACTCGTCGCTGGTGGAGCCGAGCACCTACCTCTACTTCGGCACGTATAACGTCGTACGGGACAGCATCCGGATCGAGGCGCAGGAGCATGCGGTCACTACGGCAGTCTATACCGATGCAGGATGGTTCATCCGGAACAGGAACAAGGTCTACGATAATGCCGGTTCCGCCGTCTACTACCGGTAA
- the mch gene encoding methenyltetrahydromethanopterin cyclohydrolase yields MLSVNELALDIFEELFEYAEEFHAVPHELDNGARIVDCGVSTTGGYLTGRRFTEICMGGLGEVDITMGRIRDVPIPFIEVSTDFPSIACLGAQKAGWTVNVNKYFAMGSGPARALSLKPKHTYEVIDYEDEFDYAVICLESDHLPNAAVMENIAEACNVDVANTCAVVAPTASLVGSIQVAGRCVETAIYKLNELGFDTRKISAGIGHAPIAPVKKDGTKAMGSTNDATIYHGSIMLTMNAPEIKDYLDRIPSNKSKGYGKPFYEIFKEANFDFYQIDTSLFSPAEVVINELSEGKVYHVGAVNPEVTLKSFGFI; encoded by the coding sequence ATGCTCAGCGTGAACGAACTGGCTCTGGATATTTTTGAGGAACTCTTCGAATACGCCGAGGAGTTCCATGCCGTCCCGCACGAGCTCGACAACGGGGCACGCATCGTTGACTGCGGCGTCAGCACGACCGGCGGGTACCTGACGGGAAGACGGTTCACCGAGATCTGCATGGGCGGGCTCGGCGAGGTCGACATCACGATGGGCCGGATCCGGGACGTTCCGATCCCGTTCATCGAGGTCAGCACCGATTTCCCATCCATTGCATGCCTCGGCGCCCAGAAGGCGGGCTGGACGGTCAACGTCAATAAGTACTTCGCCATGGGCAGCGGCCCCGCACGGGCGCTCTCCTTGAAGCCCAAGCACACCTACGAGGTCATCGACTACGAGGATGAGTTCGATTACGCGGTCATCTGCCTCGAGAGCGACCACCTCCCGAACGCCGCGGTGATGGAGAACATCGCCGAGGCCTGCAACGTGGACGTCGCGAACACCTGCGCGGTCGTCGCCCCCACGGCATCGCTCGTCGGCTCGATCCAGGTCGCGGGCCGCTGCGTCGAGACCGCGATCTACAAGCTGAACGAACTCGGATTCGATACGAGAAAGATCAGCGCAGGTATCGGCCACGCTCCGATCGCCCCCGTCAAGAAGGACGGCACGAAGGCGATGGGCAGCACCAACGACGCCACGATCTACCACGGGAGCATCATGCTGACGATGAACGCCCCGGAGATCAAGGACTACCTGGATCGGATCCCGAGCAACAAGTCCAAGGGATACGGAAAACCGTTCTACGAGATCTTCAAGGAAGCCAACTTCGACTTCTACCAGATCGACACCTCGCTCTTCTCGCCGGCCGAGGTGGTCATCAACGAGCTCTCCGAGGGCAAGGTCTACCACGTGGGAGCCGTCAACCCCGAAGTGACGCTGAAGTCCTTCGGGTTCATCTAA
- a CDS encoding ORC1-type DNA replication protein codes for MKKNLLMWDETLFRDPEVFEIDYVPEQFNHRDAQIRELAFQVRPGLRGARPLNTICRGLPGTGKTTSVKKVLAEIEETTKKLVPVYINCQIDNTKFAIFSQIYRRVTGHPPPASGTSFKQVFDAIARVLQREEQVLLVALDDANYLLYENEINQVLYPLLRSHEAYPGVRIGVVAIVSDMSVTLQSEVDARVASVFRPTEIYFPPYSEEEVHGILEERVLQGLYPNVIRPETLDLVVEQTMKSGDLRVGIDLLKRAALNAEKEARRSVEREDVCKAYEVSRYLHLAFSLRALKAEERGVLGRIAEMSARDDQEMNAGDVYRFVKEQEGVSYTKYYEIIQKFDAMRLLNLHYRQGRGRTRLISLRYDPGRVLEHLRQTI; via the coding sequence ATGAAGAAGAACCTGCTCATGTGGGACGAGACGCTTTTTCGGGACCCTGAAGTCTTCGAGATCGATTACGTTCCCGAGCAGTTCAACCACCGTGACGCCCAGATCCGGGAACTCGCTTTTCAGGTCCGGCCGGGCCTGCGGGGGGCCCGACCCCTCAACACCATCTGCCGGGGCCTCCCGGGGACGGGGAAGACGACGAGCGTCAAAAAGGTCCTTGCCGAGATCGAGGAGACCACGAAGAAACTCGTCCCCGTCTACATCAACTGCCAGATCGACAACACCAAGTTCGCCATCTTTTCGCAGATCTACCGCCGGGTCACCGGACACCCGCCGCCGGCGTCAGGCACATCGTTCAAGCAGGTCTTCGACGCCATAGCCCGGGTCCTGCAGCGGGAGGAGCAGGTGCTCCTTGTGGCGCTCGACGACGCAAACTACCTTCTCTACGAGAACGAGATCAACCAGGTGCTCTATCCACTGCTCCGCTCGCACGAGGCCTATCCGGGCGTCCGGATCGGTGTCGTCGCCATCGTCAGCGACATGTCCGTCACCCTGCAGAGCGAGGTCGACGCCCGGGTGGCATCGGTATTTCGGCCCACCGAGATCTACTTCCCCCCCTACTCGGAGGAGGAGGTGCACGGCATCCTCGAGGAGCGGGTCCTGCAGGGGCTCTACCCGAACGTCATCCGGCCCGAGACGCTGGACCTCGTGGTGGAGCAGACGATGAAGAGCGGCGACCTCCGCGTCGGTATCGACCTTCTCAAGCGTGCAGCCCTGAACGCCGAAAAGGAGGCACGCCGTTCCGTCGAGCGAGAGGATGTCTGCAAGGCATACGAGGTTTCGCGGTACCTGCACCTTGCGTTCTCGCTTCGGGCGCTCAAGGCCGAGGAGAGGGGGGTGCTCGGGAGGATCGCGGAGATGTCGGCCCGCGACGACCAGGAGATGAACGCCGGCGACGTCTACCGGTTCGTAAAAGAGCAGGAAGGAGTCAGTTACACCAAGTATTACGAGATAATCCAGAAGTTTGACGCGATGCGGCTCTTGAACCTCCACTACCGCCAGGGAAGGGGGAGGACCCGGCTGATCAGCCTCCGGTACGATCCCGGACGCGTGCTGGAACACCTGCGGCAGACGATTTGA
- a CDS encoding proline iminopeptidase-family hydrolase: MLLIFLTVAAVLLALCTTTGGTADRSNVSITKTEGDTHEGYVDVTGGRVWFRIVGADSAGTPLLVLHGGPGATHDYLEPLAALADERPVVFYDQLGCGNSDRPDDPALWTVERYVKEVGEVRDALGLRRVHLLGQSWGGALAVEYVLSNKSDGVESLILSAPLLDADRWVADQRAHLAAFPDEMQEVVREAEATGNFDSPEYQEAMATYYARHVCRTDPWPECLNRTFEKISLPVYLGMWGPSEFTCTGTLRTFNVTGRLAEIPVPVLFTCGEHDEAPPATMAHFQRLVPGSELAVFEGASHEHHLEETDAYLAAVRDFMRLRKREALSSCEVPEGNGA, from the coding sequence ATGTTACTCATCTTTCTCACAGTTGCAGCAGTGCTGCTCGCACTCTGCACCACGACAGGCGGAACGGCCGACAGATCAAACGTCTCCATAACCAAAACCGAGGGCGACACCCACGAGGGCTACGTCGACGTCACCGGCGGCCGGGTCTGGTTCCGCATCGTCGGTGCCGACAGCGCAGGAACGCCCCTGCTGGTCCTCCACGGGGGGCCGGGGGCGACGCACGACTACCTCGAGCCGCTCGCGGCCCTCGCGGACGAGAGGCCGGTCGTCTTCTACGACCAGCTCGGGTGCGGGAACTCCGACCGGCCCGACGACCCCGCTCTCTGGACGGTGGAGCGCTACGTTAAGGAGGTCGGCGAGGTCCGGGACGCACTCGGACTTCGTCGGGTGCACCTCCTCGGGCAGTCCTGGGGAGGGGCGCTCGCGGTCGAGTACGTGCTCTCCAACAAATCCGACGGTGTGGAGAGCCTGATCCTCTCCGCGCCGCTGCTGGACGCCGACCGGTGGGTGGCCGACCAGCGGGCGCACCTCGCGGCCTTCCCCGACGAGATGCAGGAGGTTGTCCGCGAGGCTGAGGCAACCGGGAACTTCGACTCGCCGGAGTACCAGGAAGCCATGGCGACGTACTACGCCCGGCACGTCTGCCGGACGGACCCCTGGCCCGAATGCCTGAACCGGACGTTCGAGAAGATCTCCCTGCCGGTCTACCTCGGAATGTGGGGGCCGAGCGAGTTCACCTGCACGGGAACCCTCAGGACGTTCAACGTCACCGGCCGGCTCGCCGAGATCCCGGTCCCGGTGCTCTTCACCTGCGGGGAGCACGACGAGGCGCCGCCTGCGACCATGGCACACTTCCAGCGCCTGGTGCCGGGGTCGGAACTGGCGGTCTTCGAAGGCGCCTCGCACGAGCACCACCTCGAAGAGACCGATGCCTACCTCGCGGCCGTGCGGGATTTCATGCGCTTGAGAAAACGCGAAGCGCTTTCGAGTTGCGAGGTTCCCGAAGGGAACGGAGCTTGA
- a CDS encoding lipopolysaccharide biosynthesis protein: MAVALPKNFSEVRQHLQEPLIRNSFFIMASSFVAAGFGFFFWMIAARFYSQADVGIATALMSSMGLLILISRLGLDQSVIRFFPQRDKNRVLGTAILVPTGVALGAGVVFIAAVDVISPELTIVRTVAPLYLIFLGAYSITWVLEGAFNALRKSEHYFTLNLLYGTRILFLVPLVFLGAMGIFSAFGLSFVLGLVLALVLLARCSVRPALGVDRVFLREAWQFSAGAYIAGILMSAPNMAIPIMVLHVLGAESTANYYITYAIVSILFMIPYAFTTSLFVEGSHGGEMKKSVFRTLASMFALLIPAIIGLSLFGEQILNLIGKDYVEGMALLQVLAASALFVSICQTFISIAKVRNDIRSLIILSGFISVALLGLGYTLMNRFGLIGMGYAWLATYVAGTLLVGVILKKKGWL; encoded by the coding sequence ATGGCAGTAGCACTTCCTAAAAACTTCAGCGAGGTCAGGCAGCACTTACAGGAGCCGCTTATCCGGAATTCGTTCTTCATCATGGCGTCATCGTTCGTCGCCGCAGGGTTTGGGTTCTTTTTCTGGATGATCGCAGCCAGGTTCTACTCGCAAGCGGACGTGGGTATTGCAACCGCCCTGATGTCGTCCATGGGGCTTCTTATCCTCATCTCCCGGCTCGGCCTGGACCAGTCGGTGATCCGGTTCTTCCCCCAGCGCGACAAGAACAGGGTGCTCGGAACCGCCATCCTCGTCCCGACAGGGGTGGCGCTCGGTGCGGGGGTGGTCTTCATCGCCGCAGTGGACGTCATATCTCCCGAGCTCACGATCGTCAGGACGGTCGCCCCCCTCTACCTCATCTTCCTCGGGGCCTACTCTATCACCTGGGTTCTCGAGGGCGCGTTCAATGCGCTGCGGAAGTCTGAACACTACTTCACCCTGAACCTGCTCTACGGGACGAGAATCCTCTTCCTCGTCCCCCTGGTCTTCCTCGGAGCGATGGGCATCTTCAGTGCCTTCGGTCTCTCGTTCGTCCTCGGGCTTGTCCTGGCCCTCGTCCTCCTCGCCCGGTGCTCCGTGCGGCCGGCACTGGGGGTGGACCGGGTCTTCCTGCGGGAGGCATGGCAGTTCTCTGCCGGCGCATACATTGCCGGGATACTGATGTCCGCCCCGAACATGGCCATCCCGATCATGGTGCTCCACGTGCTGGGGGCGGAGAGCACCGCTAACTACTACATCACCTACGCGATCGTCTCGATACTCTTCATGATCCCCTACGCGTTCACGACCTCGCTCTTCGTCGAGGGAAGCCACGGAGGAGAGATGAAGAAGAGCGTGTTCCGGACGCTCGCGAGCATGTTCGCCCTGCTCATACCTGCGATCATCGGGCTCTCTCTCTTCGGGGAGCAGATCCTCAACCTGATCGGCAAGGACTACGTCGAAGGGATGGCCCTGCTCCAGGTGCTCGCCGCATCCGCTCTGTTTGTCTCCATCTGCCAGACCTTCATATCGATCGCAAAGGTCAGGAACGATATCCGGAGCCTCATCATTCTCAGCGGTTTCATCAGCGTTGCCCTGCTCGGGCTCGGTTATACCCTGATGAACCGGTTCGGCCTCATCGGCATGGGGTATGCGTGGCTCGCCACGTATGTGGCAGGAACGCTCCTCGTCGGCGTGATCCTGAAGAAGAAAGGATGGTTATGA